A genomic segment from Montipora foliosa isolate CH-2021 chromosome 9, ASM3666993v2, whole genome shotgun sequence encodes:
- the LOC137970416 gene encoding uncharacterized protein, whose product NNYGSFSYFLLVNFDPTKGFIKADSKSTLTHFIMNHHELLTLIQSCQAILTFLVNRGLLAARRRCSCGNQMVLRDDKSDDGYHWECPVNQCRKRRSIRAGSFFEDSKIPLSHWLYIIFLWSIDESNKKVSLLTGLSLRTVITALQRLRDICSLKILHGNLQLGGRGKTIEIDESMFGHKRKYNRGRVGQGTWVFGMVERGTGRALAFRVPNRTRETLVLGLVQKFVEHGTTIISDKFSPYFNLNSIGYIHLMVNHSENFVDPYTGAHSNTIEGVWSQIKRKLKAMNGTVKSKLPSYLDEYNWRKCYPGDPFDNLLEAIAEFCPPN is encoded by the coding sequence AATAACTACGGTAGCTTCAGTTACTTCTTATTGGTTAATTTCGATCCGACCAAAGGTTTTATAAAGGCTGATTCAAAAAGTACCTTAACTCATTTCATCATGAATCATCACGAGCTACTTACCTTGATCCAAAGCTGCCAAGCTATTTTAACGTTCCTTGTGAATCGTGGCTTGCTGGCTGCTAGACGTAGGTGTTCTTGTGGAAACCAAATGGTTTTACGAGATGATAAATCCGATGACGGTTATCACTGGGAATGTCCAGTTAACCAGTGCAGAAAACGAAGGTCGATCAGAGCTGGATCTTTTTTTGAAGATTCAAAAATCCCACTGTCGCACTGGCTCTACATCATCTTCCTGTGGTCGATTGACGAGTCTAATAAAAAGGTATCGCTACTAACCGGATTGTCACTACGTACGGTCATCACGGCACTTCAGAGGCTCCGAGACATCTGCTCTTTGAAAATTCTACATGGCAACTTGCAGTTGGGCGGCCGAGGAAAAACGATCGAGATCGACGAGTCCATGTTTGGCCACAAACGCAAGTACAACCGCGGGCGGGTCGGTCAAGGCACGTGGGTTTTCGGTATGGTCGAGAGAGGCACTGGACGAGCTCTGGCATTCCGCGTACCGAACAGGACAAGAGAAACCTTGGTGCTTGGACTAGTACAGAAGTTCGTCGAGCATGGAACAACAATAATCTCCGACAAGTTTTCGCCATACTTCAACCTGAACAGTATCGGCTACATACATCTCATGGTTAACCACTCTGAGAACTTTGTTGACCCTTACACAGGCGCCCACTCGAACACAATAGAAGGTGTATGGAGTCAAATCAAGAGAAAGCTGAAGGCGATGAACGGGACAGTGAAGAGCAAACTTCCAAGCTATCTCGACGAGTACAACTGGCGGAAATGCTACCCTGGTGATCCGTTTGACAACTTGCTCGAAGCCATCGCAGAGTTCTGCCCACCAAACTAA